One Ruegeria pomeroyi DSS-3 genomic region harbors:
- a CDS encoding MarR family winged helix-turn-helix transcriptional regulator, producing the protein MSKEYHIRELIMRLARLDVSESWAEDLNPAQRAVLEYLSRANKFSRSPSHVAAFLGTTRGTISQTFKALLQKNYVTEKRSQSDKRVISFDLTQKGRALLARPRLLISGLESLDSSEQNALLSTLQSTLNSLLEQNKGQPFGLCKECRHFTSSNGGGYCNLLSEKLAPPETEQICHEQDPL; encoded by the coding sequence ATGAGCAAGGAATACCATATTCGAGAGCTGATCATGCGACTCGCCCGCCTGGATGTGTCTGAAAGCTGGGCCGAAGATCTAAACCCGGCGCAAAGGGCGGTTCTGGAATACCTGTCACGCGCAAACAAGTTTTCGCGCAGCCCTTCACATGTGGCCGCGTTTCTGGGTACGACGCGCGGCACGATTTCCCAGACGTTCAAGGCGTTGTTGCAAAAGAACTACGTCACTGAAAAGCGTTCTCAGTCGGACAAGCGGGTTATCAGTTTCGATCTGACGCAAAAGGGTAGGGCGCTGCTCGCCCGCCCCCGTTTGCTGATTTCCGGTCTGGAAAGTCTGGACAGCTCTGAACAGAACGCGTTGCTTTCTACGCTGCAATCGACGCTGAACAGTTTGCTGGAACAGAACAAGGGGCAACCCTTCGGCTTGTGCAAGGAGTGCAGGCATTTCACCAGCAGCAATGGCGGTGGCTATTGCAACCTGCTTTCAGAAAAACTGGCGCCGCCGGAAACCGAACAGATTTGTCACGAACAGGACCCCTTATGA
- a CDS encoding hexameric tyrosine-coordinated heme protein — protein sequence MSETWLPTLVTATPQEGFDLAVKLSRIAVKKTQPDAQVRDTLRAVYEKDANALIAVSAVVATHFQTIAAANDYWKD from the coding sequence ATGTCCGAAACATGGTTGCCGACATTGGTAACGGCCACGCCTCAGGAAGGGTTCGATCTGGCGGTCAAACTCTCGCGCATCGCCGTAAAGAAAACACAGCCTGACGCACAGGTTCGGGACACACTGCGTGCGGTCTACGAAAAGGATGCCAACGCACTCATCGCGGTTTCAGCGGTCGTGGCAACCCATTTCCAGACGATTGCCGCAGCCAATGATTACTGGAAGGACTGA
- a CDS encoding redoxin domain-containing protein — MKAPELQIQQWFNSATDLTLADLRGKVIVIEAFQMLCPGCVMHGIPLAQKVRAAFPEDKVAVLGLHTVFEHHEAMTPISLKAFLHEYRIKFPVGVDQPGDGAMPRTMAAYQMRGTPSLLLIDKAGDLRAHHFGDVSELLLGAEIATLLGEAAPSVQKQAGTPQGDANCDNDGCTV; from the coding sequence ATGAAGGCTCCGGAACTGCAGATACAGCAGTGGTTCAACTCCGCCACTGACCTGACGTTGGCGGACCTGCGCGGCAAGGTCATCGTTATCGAAGCGTTTCAGATGCTTTGCCCGGGCTGCGTCATGCACGGCATACCGCTGGCACAGAAGGTCCGCGCCGCATTCCCCGAAGACAAGGTTGCGGTTCTGGGCCTGCACACGGTCTTTGAGCATCACGAAGCGATGACACCGATCTCACTGAAGGCGTTTCTGCATGAATACCGCATCAAGTTTCCCGTAGGCGTCGATCAGCCGGGCGATGGCGCCATGCCCAGAACCATGGCCGCCTATCAGATGCGCGGCACCCCCAGCCTGCTTCTGATCGACAAGGCCGGGGACCTGCGGGCGCATCATTTCGGCGATGTCTCAGAACTTCTGCTGGGCGCCGAAATTGCCACGCTTTTGGGCGAGGCCGCCCCGAGCGTTCAGAAACAGGCCGGAACCCCGCAGGGCGATGCAAACTGCGACAATGACGGCTGCACCGTCTAG
- a CDS encoding MOSC domain-containing protein, with amino-acid sequence MSWKGIVIGLHIAPRSFLPMKTVPQLELVANVGITGDRYASEDGYYSDRPEEGRQITLFEAETLEALKRDCGIDLAADEHRRNVTTRHVPLNHLVGQRIRIGDCLLEATRLSTPCRHIEQITGKDIFEPLLHRSGLHARILEGGIIRAGDTICPA; translated from the coding sequence ATGAGCTGGAAGGGTATCGTCATCGGGCTGCACATCGCGCCACGGTCGTTTCTGCCGATGAAAACCGTGCCTCAGCTGGAGCTGGTTGCAAACGTCGGGATCACGGGTGACCGGTATGCTTCCGAGGACGGGTATTACTCGGACCGCCCCGAGGAAGGCCGCCAAATCACGCTTTTCGAGGCCGAAACCCTCGAGGCACTCAAACGCGATTGCGGGATCGACCTGGCCGCGGACGAGCACCGGCGCAATGTGACCACCCGCCATGTGCCTCTGAACCATCTGGTCGGGCAGCGGATCAGGATCGGTGACTGCCTGCTCGAAGCAACCCGCCTGTCGACGCCCTGCCGACATATCGAACAGATCACCGGCAAGGATATTTTCGAGCCCCTGTTGCACCGGTCCGGCCTGCATGCCCGTATCCTTGAGGGCGGCATCATCCGCGCCGGCGATACGATCTGCCCGGCGTAA
- a CDS encoding PDR/VanB family oxidoreductase: MVKPIHRVTTVIKETRDIAPGVRLLRLSDPDGWDLPPFSPGAHIHIHLPDGLVRPYSLCGDAADRSSYFIAVQKEPDGRGGSRQVHALQQGERILVSLPKNLLPLTNAPHVILIAGGIGITPFMPMIHEMSRQGRTFELHYASRQSDAAFLPELEALCAGRMTRYDAERGQRLRLDDVISAIDATGHLYCCGPERMIGELLAKTGHMRDRVHVEYFGVSADVGQQAYEIRLARSSRTVPVKQGQTMLEALRAADVDVSASCEGGICLECKTRYLEGTPVHRDITMPKSERDTHLTPCVSGCAGASITLDL, from the coding sequence ATGGTCAAGCCTATTCACCGGGTCACAACCGTTATCAAAGAGACCCGCGACATCGCGCCTGGGGTGCGGCTGCTGCGTCTTTCGGACCCGGATGGTTGGGATTTGCCGCCGTTTTCACCGGGTGCACATATCCACATTCACCTTCCCGATGGGCTTGTCAGACCCTATTCCCTCTGCGGTGACGCGGCGGACCGGTCGAGTTACTTCATCGCCGTTCAGAAAGAACCCGACGGTCGCGGCGGATCGCGGCAGGTCCATGCCCTTCAACAGGGTGAGCGCATACTGGTCTCCCTGCCCAAGAACCTTCTGCCATTGACCAACGCGCCCCATGTGATCCTGATTGCGGGCGGCATCGGGATCACCCCTTTCATGCCGATGATCCACGAGATGTCCCGGCAAGGCCGCACCTTTGAGCTGCATTATGCCAGCCGCCAAAGCGATGCCGCCTTCCTGCCCGAACTTGAAGCGCTTTGCGCAGGGCGCATGACCCGCTATGACGCCGAGCGGGGGCAACGGCTCAGGCTGGACGATGTGATTTCCGCCATCGACGCCACCGGGCATCTCTACTGTTGCGGTCCGGAACGGATGATCGGAGAGCTTCTGGCCAAGACCGGCCATATGCGCGACCGGGTGCATGTCGAATATTTCGGGGTCTCGGCCGATGTCGGCCAGCAAGCCTATGAAATCCGCCTCGCCCGGTCTTCTCGAACCGTTCCAGTGAAGCAGGGCCAAACAATGCTCGAAGCCTTGCGGGCCGCTGATGTCGACGTTTCCGCGTCTTGCGAGGGCGGGATCTGCCTGGAATGCAAGACCCGCTACCTGGAGGGAACCCCGGTGCATCGTGACATCACCATGCCCAAATCCGAGCGCGACACCCACCTGACCCCCTGTGTTTCAGGCTGCGCGGGTGCGTCGATCACCCTGGACCTGTAG
- a CDS encoding DUF3088 domain-containing protein, whose translation MTDPAQPILFLLRPDFLDPATGDGAFFCPHCLRLEGLLSIYPVLRHSLQICYVDFPKPRGALAQLAGAESQSCPQLVLPAGDDELSGRWSVAGAADARRIENTADIEDYLILRYGLSDRHP comes from the coding sequence ATGACGGACCCCGCCCAACCCATCCTGTTTTTGCTGAGGCCCGACTTTCTGGATCCGGCGACCGGCGATGGCGCTTTCTTTTGCCCGCATTGCCTTCGCCTCGAGGGGTTGCTTTCGATCTATCCGGTGCTGCGCCATTCCCTGCAAATCTGCTATGTCGATTTCCCGAAACCACGCGGTGCGCTGGCACAGCTGGCCGGGGCGGAAAGCCAATCCTGTCCGCAGCTGGTTCTCCCGGCGGGCGATGATGAGCTTTCAGGCCGATGGTCGGTGGCTGGCGCGGCGGATGCCCGGCGCATTGAGAACACGGCGGACATCGAAGACTATCTTATCCTTCGCTACGGGCTTTCAGACCGCCACCCCTGA
- a CDS encoding LysR family transcriptional regulator codes for MTGKTSMSGLSLRDLEYIQSIAQEGHFGAAAVGCGVSQPAISQQVLKLEARLGFAIFERQGKHVSLTPSGAQFLRKAEVVLAGARELLDMSVGLSDNLEGELRVGVISTLGPYLLPLVLGSIKSRYPQIRLRLSEEPTTVLEQMLADRELDAILIATEPKHQHLETAGLFFEPFALACPADHGRTPGQPVAWADVRGAELVLLSEEHCLRDQTMAQQRSAGQIPGKIRRISRVSNG; via the coding sequence ATGACCGGGAAAACCTCGATGAGTGGTTTGTCACTCCGGGATCTTGAATATATTCAAAGCATTGCGCAAGAAGGTCACTTTGGCGCCGCCGCAGTGGGTTGCGGCGTTTCGCAGCCGGCGATCAGCCAGCAGGTTCTGAAGCTGGAAGCGCGTCTTGGCTTTGCCATTTTCGAACGCCAGGGAAAGCACGTGTCGTTGACGCCAAGTGGTGCGCAGTTCCTGCGCAAGGCCGAGGTGGTCCTCGCCGGGGCACGGGAACTTCTGGATATGTCTGTGGGTCTGAGTGACAATCTGGAGGGCGAGTTGCGTGTTGGCGTGATCTCCACGCTTGGCCCCTATCTGCTGCCTCTGGTGCTGGGGTCAATCAAATCCCGATATCCGCAAATCCGGCTGCGCCTTTCCGAGGAACCCACGACGGTTCTTGAGCAGATGCTGGCGGACCGGGAACTGGATGCCATCCTGATCGCGACGGAACCGAAACATCAGCATCTGGAAACGGCCGGGCTGTTCTTTGAACCGTTTGCGCTGGCCTGTCCCGCCGATCACGGCAGGACGCCGGGCCAGCCCGTGGCCTGGGCGGACGTGCGCGGTGCCGAACTTGTCCTGCTGTCGGAAGAACATTGCCTGCGCGATCAGACCATGGCGCAACAGCGATCCGCGGGCCAGATACCTGGAAAAATTCGCAGAATTTCTCGGGTCTCAAATGGATGA